In Gossypium raimondii isolate GPD5lz chromosome 12, ASM2569854v1, whole genome shotgun sequence, a single window of DNA contains:
- the LOC128035353 gene encoding uncharacterized protein LOC128035353 — MALGFHQLVLRMRFDNSIIPNFNSFKEFTGCDDDQVLLAYKNDSIILTRKFQSVFAPNLAILKESGVPESTIIVELVLHPRIFSVKPDKFRGIVEEVKKLGFDPSKRSFLTAVQAFLQLSKSTWERKIDLLKQWGWSNEEVVSAFEKYPKTMMFSEQKISAIMSLFVDKMGWKSSYIAKRPVLLAYNLERRIIPRCLVLQALLSKGLIQKFSLNFLVESTEKKFLQRFVIPYKDPYLLKPYEQKLGLPE, encoded by the exons ATGGCTCTTGGATTCCACCAACTTGTGCTAAGAATGCGA TTTGATAACTCCATCATCCCAAACTTCAACTCCTTCAAGGAATTCACTGGATGCGACGATGATCAGGTGCTTTTAGCATACAAGAACGATTCTATCATCCTTACGCGTAAATTTCAATCCGTTTTTGCTCCTAATCTTGCAATCTTGAAAGAATCCGGCGTGCCTGAATCAACTATTATTGTTGAACTTGTCCTTCACCCAAGAATCTTTTCAGTCAAGCCTGATAAGTTCAGAGGAATAGTTGAAGAAGTAAAGAAACTGGGATTTGATCCTTCAAAACGTAGTTTCCTTACAGCTGTTCAAGCATTCTTACAGCTTAGCAAATCGACATGGGAAAGGAAGATCGATCTTCTTAAACAATGGGGTTGGTCTAATGAAGAAGTTGTTTCAGCTTTCGAGAAGTATCCGAAAACCATGATGTTTTCAGAGCAGAAGATCAGTGCGATAATGAGCCTTTTTGTCGACAAAATGGGATGGAAATCGTCGTACATTGCTAAGCGTCCGGTTCTTCTTGCGTATAACTTGGAGAGGAGAATTATCCCCAGGTGTTTGGTTCTTCAAGCTTTGTTATCCAAAGGTTTGATCCAGAAATTCAGTCTTAATTTTCTGGTGGAGTCTACTGAAAAGAAATTCCTTCAAAGGTTTGTCATCCCTTATAAAGATCCTTATTTACTGAAACCATATGAGCAAAAGTTAGGCCTTCCAGAATAA
- the LOC105762754 gene encoding mediator of RNA polymerase II transcription subunit 32: MDNIVDSLNSAYQEFVGAAAHVLETKESSAAQKTAATDAALENFKQKWELFRVACDQAEEFVESIKQRIGSECLVDEATGYMAGKSGQHSTGLPPISAVRLEQMSKAVRWLVIELQHGSGNAGGAATHAHPSAPFDARFPEDAAQ; the protein is encoded by the coding sequence ATGGACAACATAGTAGATTCCTTAAACAGCGCCTACCAAGAATTTGTTGGTGCGGCAGCTCATGTTCTCGAAACTAAGGAATCTTCAGCTGCCCAAAAGACGGCAGCCACCGATGCTGCCTTGGAGAACTTCAAGCAGAAATGGGAATTATTCAGAGTGGCTTGTGATCAAGCTGAGGAGTTCGTCGAGTCCATCAAACAAAGGATTGGATCCGAGTGCCTTGTCGATGAAGCCACTGGCTATATGGCTGGGAAGTCGGGGCAGCACTCAACCGGCCTTCCTCCCATCAGTGCCGTTCGTTTGGAGCAGATGAGTAAAGCTGTACGGTGGCTTGTGATTGAGCTGCAGCATGGTTCGGGAAATGCTGGTGGTGCAGCGACTCATGCCCACCCTTCGGCCCCTTTCGATGCTAGATTCCCTGAAGATGCTGCTCAGTAG